In Aquincola tertiaricarbonis, the genomic stretch ACTTGTCGCCCGCACCGGCCCCGCCAGCACGCTCCTGCGTCGAGAGCTGATAGACCCTCTTGTGCTCCGCCGGCGCCAACTGCTCACCGCCATACTCACCATTGAAATCGAGAATGATAAAGCGGCTCTTTCCTGCGATGAGTGGCAGCTTCTGGTCAAACAAGACGGTGTGCAGCTTGGCTAGTGTGTTCGACTTGCCACTGCCCGTGTTGCCGAAGATTCCGATATGGCTGTTGAACAGTCGCTTCCAAGGCAGACCGACGGCGATTTCTTCTTTGAGCATCTGCCCAATCTTGAAGCTGCTGTCAGCCTTGCGGTCGAAGATCGACCTGATGCGCTCCTCTGGCAACAAAAATGCCGCGTCCTGAATCATTGGCAGGAACTTGATGCCCTGCGTAAAGCCTGCGCGGTCGAAAAATCCAATGGGCCTGGCCTCCACTTTGCGCACAAAGGCGGTCCCGCCATCGCGTGTCTCCACCCGACTCTCGTCAAGGTACTCGCCCTCGACCATACAGATGATGTCGCGAAAGCCTCGCTGGATCGACAGGTACTCGCGGATGGACACCCCCTTGTACTTGTCGCCATCGCGGAAGAGCGTCTCCTTGCTGGACTGCTCGTCGATCTTGAGGACCACCCTTGTGCCGTGGACGGCGATGACCTCCCCAACGCGGATGCTCATCAGACCAAGCCCCCGTTGTCAGCGGGCATCTGCGGAAGGGCTGCGGCATTTTGGGCTGCCACAGGCGCTGCCGCAGTCGGCGTCGAGGCTGCAGCTTCCGGCCAAGCCAGCACACGCTCATTGAAAGCAGTGAAGTCCATCTTCTGCTGCTCCGAGAGCACCAGACACTTGACGTTGCGGTGACCTCTGAAGGCTTCTTGCACTGCAGCGTGAGACCTCTCGCTGTAGCAGCACACGTAGACCAACAGGCCAGGGTTCGATAGCGACCGCATCAGAAGATTAAGGATGTGCTCGTCGGCGAAAGAGAAGCCGAATGTGATGAGCACGGCATTGGGCTTCTCGAGCTCGTAGCTAAGTAGCCGAAGCATCTGGTAGTAGTGCTCCTCATAAACCGTCTCGTGGAACTTCCACTTGGTCGGGTTGACGATAGGCATGTCCTTGTACTTCGCCCAGAAAGCGTCCAGCTCCACGTCGGTGAACGTCGTGGCGGGCAAGTCAGCTAGCGTCGCGTTCTCGTTGTCGAGCGCCGCAGAGAATGGCTGCAGCTTCTCCACTGCGGCCTGATCTAGAAGCTCTTCGCGCCCAGACAAGTCGTAGTCGACTTGAATGGAGCTGCCCGCCTTGCTCCAGTACACCGACCCGTGCAGGTGTATGAGATTGATTTGGGGGATGCTGGCCTGATAGCGGCCAAAAACGCCCGCCTGGCACAGGTAGGACCCAAAGTTCCGCGCTTGAAGAATGCGCCGCGTAAAGCCTCGCGTGCCGTCGTTCAGCACGAAGTCGGTATGACCTCGTCTGATAAGCGCGTCGGCCACCAGCGGGAAGCATCCGTCATAGTTCGTGGTGAACACGTTGCACCGGCGGTCCAGCGCCTTGCGTCGCTTGACCATCTCCAAGGCGGTGGTTAGAAACGTTTCATAGTTCTTGATGGCAGCTGCGCCCTCGACGGTAGACGTCGAGTTTTGCAACGTCAGCTGCTCCGCTGGCCTGATGCACGACCAGTAGTAGTGCATGAACAGCGGCACCAAGCGCCGAAGGTCCTGATCCTCTTGCTCGAACTTGGTTGCGAGTTCCTCAAGGGAGTAGCGACCATCGCCTTCCCCTGTCCGCATGTTGAGCTGAAGGGTCGGCAGGAGGCCTGTTGATGCGCCCGAGCCGAACAGGAAATTGACGTCCTTGTCGTAGATGTCGCCGACTGAAATCACTGGCCTCTCCCTGACCATTGTCCGAGGCTTGAATCCTGCCAGGAGACGATGCCGCTGGATACTGGCGTCAGCAGCGGGACGCCCGGCATGGGAGGCATTGATGACCAAGTGAGACAGGCCGAGCGTGCGCTGCTCAGAGCGCCGCTCCCCGGGCCGTATCGAGTGCATCTCGAAAGCTTTCCAGCTGAGCGCGAAGGACGTGGTCCTGCTCCTCGAAGCACTGGTTCAGGATGTACAAATAGTTGTTCTGTTCCCTATAGCCGTAGGGTTCGATGAGATTCGCCCGCATCACGCCAGCCAACGGTGCCAGACGGTCATGCTGCTCCACGCTTCTCAAGGCGGCAAGCGCCACTCCGAGCAGCTCGTTCTTGAGCCTGCGAGTGACGCGCGGCGACATCAGGATGTACTGCACAATGCGCCCTATCGCCCCGGCGGCTTCGAATGAGATGTGGACGTGCCGCCCTTCCCGCTGGTCAGGAAAAGGCGTGTCACCAGGCTCCGTCAGGTCCTTGGCGTCATTGATCCACTCCAACGTGACGTCAACGACTTCGTATAGATGGTAGGCGAGCGGCGTCGGGAACTCGTGGTTCTCATCTTCCGGCCGCACCTCCCGGGCACGGTCAACAAGGCGGCTCGCAAAATGAGGCATGTAGTGCAGCCACAGGTGGTCAGCGACACGCTGGTGAAGGCCCTCCAGCACCATGATCCGAAAGAACCAGATGCCCGCGTAGACCGGATTTCGGTGCTTCCCGGCTTCCTGGAAGGTCTGCAGCGACCGTTGAGGTTCTTCCGGAGGGCTTCATCCGCGTCAATCCGCCAGCACGGCTTCACCTACTGACCGGTAGACCCCCAGGCGCGCGGCCACATCGACATGAACCGCCCCGGGATTCGAGGAGGCTCAACACTCTGAGAGGATTGAGCCATGAGCAAGTCGAACAAGTTCTCGCCCGAGGTGCGTGAGCGTGCGGTGAGGATGGTGCAGGAGCACCGAGGGGAGTACCCGTCGCTGTGGGCGGCCATCGAGTCCATCGCGCCCAAGATTGGCTGCGTGCCGCAGACGCTGAACGAATGGGTCAAGCGCGCCGAGGTCGATGCCGGCGTGCGCGAAGGCGTGACGACCAGCGAGGCTGAGCGAGTGAAGGAGCTCGAACGCGAGGTGCGTGAACTGCGCAAGGCCAACGAGATCCTGAAGCTGGCCAGCGCGTTTTTCGCCCAGGCGGAGCTCGACCGCCGCCTCAAGTCCTGAAGGCCTTCGTCGACCGGCATCGCCAGGAGTTCGGGGTCGAGTCGATCTGCCGCGTCTTGCAGATCGCCCCGTCGGCCTATTGGCGCCATGCATCCCGTCAGCGCAACCCGGCGCTGCGCTCGCGTCGCGCACAGCGGGATGCGTGCCTGGTGCTTGAGGTCCAGCGCGTGTGGCGGGCCAACATGCAGGTCTACGGCGCTGACAAGGTCTGGCGTCAGCTCAATCGCGAAGGCGTGGCGGTGGCCCGTTGCACCGTCGAGCGGTTGATGCGTCAGCAAGGCCTGCAGGGCGTGCGCCGAGGCAAGGCCGTGCGCACCACCGTTCCGGACCTCAAGGCACCGTGCCCGCTGGACCGGGTCAACCGGCAGTTCCGTGCCGAGCGGCCCAACCAGCTGTGGGTCTCGGACTTCACCTACGTGTCGACCTGGCAGGGCTGGGTCTATGTGGCGTTCGTGGTGGACGTGTTCAGCCGGCGCATCGTGGGCTGGCGCCAGAGCAGCTCGATGCACACCGAGTTCGTGCTCGACGCGCTGGAGCAGGCGCTGTACGACCGCAAGCCGACCGAAGGTGATGGCCTCGTGCACCACTCGGACCGCGGGTCGCAGTACCTGTCCATCCGCTACAGCGAGCGCTTGGCCGAGGCCGGCATTGAGCCCTCAGTGGGGTCCAAGGGCGACAGCTACGACAACGCCCTGGCCGAGACCATCAACGGGCTCTACAAGGCCGAGGTCATCCACCGGAGGGGGCCCTGGAAGACCAAGCAAGCGGTGGAACTGGCGACGCTGGAATGGGTGGCTTGGTTCAACCACCATCGACTGATGGAGCCCATGGGCTACATCCCGCCGGCCGAGTTCGAGGCCAACTACCATCGACAACACGCTGGTCAGGCCGCGACCGTCTGACTTAAACCAACGGGCCTCCGCGATACACGGGGTGGTTCACAGTGAGGCGGCACTCGCTCAAGCACAGCGTCTGTGCAAGCTCGGGAGTTGGGAGTGGGAGGTGGAAGCCGACATCGTGATCTGGTCGGCCGAGCTGTATCACATCTTTGGCCTGGACCCCTCTCGGCTTCCTCCGACCTTTGCCGAGCATGAGCAGCTCTACCTCCCAGAGAGCTGGACGCGCCTGCAAGCCGCTGTGCAGCAGCTGTTGCAGACCGGCCGGCCATACCGGCTCGATTTGGAGTACCGCCGCGCGGATGGCTCAACCGGTTGGCTCGAAGCGCGTGGTGCAGGGGAGCGTGGGGAAGGCGGAGACATCACGCGGCTGTTTGGGACCGCACGCGACATTACCACGGAGCGTTTGACCAACCTGAGCGTCAAGCGCGGCAGGAAGCTTGTTGTACTCCAGCGCACGTTGCGTGACGAGCGCGCCCGTGCACAGAAGGTGGAGCAGGCGCTGGTCCAAGCCAAAAAGCTGGAGGTGCTGGGCTTGCTTGCTGGCGGGATCGCTCACGACTTCAACAACGTGCTTGCAGCCGTCTCGGGATCCTTGCACCTGCTCAAACGCCGTAGCCCCGACCCGGAAGCAGCAGTCCTTGTTCGGCGCGGCCTCGGCGCAGTCGACCGCGCGACGCGCTTGGTTCGGCAACTGATGGGATTTTCTCGGACACAAACCATTGATGCGCAAGTCATCGACATCGGTGCCCGGCTGAGCGACGTCCGGGAACTGCTACAGCTCACAGTCGGGCCGAAGATTCGCGTCGACATCGACGTCAAAGAGTCCGCCTACGTGCTGATGGATCCCTATCAGCTGGAAGTGGCCCTGCTCAACCTGGCGATCAATGCGCGAGATGCGATGGCCGCCGCCGGCACCCTGCGGGTCACTACGCGTCGGGAGGCGGCCCCTGGGGATGCCCCGGCCGCAGCAGCCAGTTGGCTTGCGCTGGCAGTGGCTGACACGGGCGCAGGCATGGACGCGCAGACGCTGGCTCGGGCGCGTGAGCCTTTTTTCACCACCAAAGCGGAGGGCCAAGGCACCGGGCTCGGGCTGGCCATGATCAGTGCGTTCGCAGAGCGCTCGGGCGGTCGCTTTTTACTGGACAGCACACTGGGCGCAGGGACCAAAGCGACGCTGCTATTCCCGGTAGTCGCGGGTGTGGATGGCACGGGCGACCAGACTGCCGAAGATGAGGTCGACCGCTCCTTGCATGGCAACGCGCGCGTTCTGGTGGTCGAAGACGATCCACTGGTACGCCCCACCGTGGTCCAGTACCTCAGGGACCTCGGATATGAGGTCCATGCCGTCGACGACGCCGCCAAGGCGATCCGGCTGGCCAGGGTCGCGCGCCCGTTGGATCTGGTCGTCACGGACGTGGCTATGCCCAGCCTGGATGGTCCGACGCTGGCCAGAGCCATCCGCCAAAGCCACCCCGAAGCTCAGGTGCTCCTCATGACCGGCCACTCGGCAGCCGCACAGGTCGCAGGCGAAGCGGTCCTGCAAAAGCCCTTCACCCAGGCTCAGCTGGCAAAGGCGGTTCTGACAGCCTTGGGACGAGCATCGCAGCAGCGCCCATCGTTCGCCCACCGCATCCACCACCCCGCCCTGGTAGCGCTCTATCACGCCTGGACCGGGGCCCGCACCTCGACTTCGTTGACCGCCCTGGCCAGCCTGGAACTCGACACTCGGCCGGACATAGACTCCACTTTCGTCGTCGAAATCGTCAGCAAAGCGCCGTTCGCCCTTAAGAGGTTGCATGTGGGTAGCCAGCTCGAGCTGCAAGCTGCCCAGCAGCTCGATTTTGGATTTGCGGTGGCCGATGGTGACCGTCTATTTGCCGGACTGGAAGCCGCCTACCGCCGGTGTGCACGCCGTCAGGAGCCGGTGTACGAGTACATGCGATTCCAGGGGGAGCAAGGCGGCCCGTTCCAGTTCGAGCGCTTGCTCCTTCCGTGCGCAGACGACAGTGGTCGGCCGCGGTACCTTGTGGGCATGGTCAAGATTGCCAACCTGCCGGAGGCGTCGTCGAAGGAGGAGTAGCCGACATGAGAGTTAGTCCAGACTTTGATGCCCCCGATCTTGCCGAGAAGGTCGAGGCTCTGCATGCCTATGAAATCAACCAGTTGCCCTTCGGCGTCATTCGGCTGGACGCCGGCGGCAAGGTCGATCTTTACAGCACGAGGGAGGCCACCCTGTCAGGGTGGAACGGTCGACCCAACATCGGCCTGGACTTTTTCACTCGCGTGGCGCCTTGCATGAATACGCCCGCCTTCAAGGGCGCCTTGGACGCCGCGGTGGCGGAAGGACGGGTCGACGCCGAGTTCGTGCACATCGGCGATTTCGCGGACCCGTACAGAGCAATCCGAATCCGCGCTCTCTCATCAGCGGACGGCGGCGTCTGGCTGTTCTTGCTGCGAGAGTTGTCCTAGTGCATCGGGGGTTGGCTGCAACTCGCGACGGGCATTCTTCGCCACTGGCCCAGCCTAGCGTTGAGCTCTACCAGGTACCGCCTGGTATCACTGCTAGAGGCGCAAGTCTCAAAGTGATTCAACTTGCGAGCTTGAGCGTGACAACGCCACTCACGATGAGCAGCACACCCATGTACCGCATGAGAGAGGTTGGGTCGCCGAAGAACAGCACACCTACCAAGAACGTTCCGGCGGCCCCTATGCCCGTCCAAACCGCATACGCGGTTCCGATGGGTATGTGACGCTGTGCGAGCCACAGAAAAAAGCCGCTCATGGCCATGAAGCTCACAGCGATAGCCACGCCAAAGATGCGTGTCGCGGGAGCCTGTGCCATCTTCAAGCCCACGGGCCAGCCTATCTCGAGTACGCCGGCAAGAAACAGATAAAGCCAACTCACAGCAACCTCCAAAAGAGACTTTCACGCCCCCCGTCCGGCACGCGATGCAGGGATGACCGTGGGCCGGAGTTTGTACTCCGGCGCGTAGACCCGCAGGCCCACCAGAGAGGCGCGACAAACACGTCAGTTCGGTTAAAATACGAG encodes the following:
- a CDS encoding SIR2 family protein, producing the protein MISVGDIYDKDVNFLFGSGASTGLLPTLQLNMRTGEGDGRYSLEELATKFEQEDQDLRRLVPLFMHYYWSCIRPAEQLTLQNSTSTVEGAAAIKNYETFLTTALEMVKRRKALDRRCNVFTTNYDGCFPLVADALIRRGHTDFVLNDGTRGFTRRILQARNFGSYLCQAGVFGRYQASIPQINLIHLHGSVYWSKAGSSIQVDYDLSGREELLDQAAVEKLQPFSAALDNENATLADLPATTFTDVELDAFWAKYKDMPIVNPTKWKFHETVYEEHYYQMLRLLSYELEKPNAVLITFGFSFADEHILNLLMRSLSNPGLLVYVCCYSERSHAAVQEAFRGHRNVKCLVLSEQQKMDFTAFNERVLAWPEAAASTPTAAAPVAAQNAAALPQMPADNGGLV
- a CDS encoding PAS domain-containing hybrid sensor histidine kinase/response regulator, whose product is MEADIVIWSAELYHIFGLDPSRLPPTFAEHEQLYLPESWTRLQAAVQQLLQTGRPYRLDLEYRRADGSTGWLEARGAGERGEGGDITRLFGTARDITTERLTNLSVKRGRKLVVLQRTLRDERARAQKVEQALVQAKKLEVLGLLAGGIAHDFNNVLAAVSGSLHLLKRRSPDPEAAVLVRRGLGAVDRATRLVRQLMGFSRTQTIDAQVIDIGARLSDVRELLQLTVGPKIRVDIDVKESAYVLMDPYQLEVALLNLAINARDAMAAAGTLRVTTRREAAPGDAPAAAASWLALAVADTGAGMDAQTLARAREPFFTTKAEGQGTGLGLAMISAFAERSGGRFLLDSTLGAGTKATLLFPVVAGVDGTGDQTAEDEVDRSLHGNARVLVVEDDPLVRPTVVQYLRDLGYEVHAVDDAAKAIRLARVARPLDLVVTDVAMPSLDGPTLARAIRQSHPEAQVLLMTGHSAAAQVAGEAVLQKPFTQAQLAKAVLTALGRASQQRPSFAHRIHHPALVALYHAWTGARTSTSLTALASLELDTRPDIDSTFVVEIVSKAPFALKRLHVGSQLELQAAQQLDFGFAVADGDRLFAGLEAAYRRCARRQEPVYEYMRFQGEQGGPFQFERLLLPCADDSGRPRYLVGMVKIANLPEASSKEE
- a CDS encoding DMT family transporter, which gives rise to MSWLYLFLAGVLEIGWPVGLKMAQAPATRIFGVAIAVSFMAMSGFFLWLAQRHIPIGTAYAVWTGIGAAGTFLVGVLFFGDPTSLMRYMGVLLIVSGVVTLKLAS
- a CDS encoding helicase HerA domain-containing protein, with product MSIRVGEVIAVHGTRVVLKIDEQSSKETLFRDGDKYKGVSIREYLSIQRGFRDIICMVEGEYLDESRVETRDGGTAFVRKVEARPIGFFDRAGFTQGIKFLPMIQDAAFLLPEERIRSIFDRKADSSFKIGQMLKEEIAVGLPWKRLFNSHIGIFGNTGSGKSNTLAKLHTVLFDQKLPLIAGKSRFIILDFNGEYGGEQLAPAEHKRVYQLSTQERAGGAGAGDKFPLSPAEFWDLETLSLLFQATMNTQRPFLSRVLTGKARYETNPGSLAAYAKSKFRQAFCAGEVRPATLDLMRAIARRINNQPLEDLLKEVSWHQRATRFHIGTVYFNADGENYDALIAPTVEALDTVNLDDFDQLIVRVNLQLMSDLNTGFVQFEHIQPLLKRVESSLKSMRRVLSIGDAAELERVLTVISLRRCNNEVKKVLPLLFAKHYSTESLKSAVYASS
- a CDS encoding IS3 family transposase (programmed frameshift), with protein sequence MSKSNKFSPEVRERAVRMVQEHRGEYPSLWAAIESIAPKIGCVPQTLNEWVKRAEVDAGVREGVTTSEAERVKELEREVRELRKANEILKLASAFFGPGGARPPPQVLKAFVDRHRQEFGVESICRVLQIAPSAYWRHASRQRNPALRSRRAQRDACLVLEVQRVWRANMQVYGADKVWRQLNREGVAVARCTVERLMRQQGLQGVRRGKAVRTTVPDLKAPCPLDRVNRQFRAERPNQLWVSDFTYVSTWQGWVYVAFVVDVFSRRIVGWRQSSSMHTEFVLDALEQALYDRKPTEGDGLVHHSDRGSQYLSIRYSERLAEAGIEPSVGSKGDSYDNALAETINGLYKAEVIHRRGPWKTKQAVELATLEWVAWFNHHRLMEPMGYIPPAEFEANYHRQHAGQAATV